From a single Artemia franciscana chromosome 9, ASM3288406v1, whole genome shotgun sequence genomic region:
- the LOC136031387 gene encoding splicing factor 3B subunit 6-like, which translates to MAMAMQKRLNVRLPPEVNRILYVRNLPYKITAEEMYDIFGKYGAIRQIRVGNTAETRGTAFVVYEDIFDAKNACDHLSGFNVCNRYLVVLYYQPTKAFKKVDSDKKEQELEKVKTKYGIKTENK; encoded by the exons ATGGCGATGGCAATGCAGAAGAGGTTGAAT GTCAGACTCCCACCTGAGGTGAACAGGATTCTTTATGTTAGAAACCTTCCATACAAAATCACAGCAGAAGAGATGTATGACATTTTTGGCAAGTATGGAGCAATAAGGCAAATTCGAGT GGGAAACACAGCAGAAACAAGAGGAACAGCTTTTGTTGTATATGAAGACATATTTGATGCCAAGAATGCATGTGATCATCTTTCTGGCTTCAATGTTTGCAATAGATACCTTGTTGTGCTTTATTATCAG CCAACTAAAGCGTTCAAGAAAGTCGATTCCGACAAGAAGGAGCAAGaattagaaaaagtaaaaaccaagtATGGAATCAAAACggaaaataagtaa